GCGAATTGGCACTCAACTCTGTAGAAGGCACCAAGGAAAAAAGATAGGCATCACCTTCATAAAGTTTACCCTTTTGAAAAGTGCGATCCTCAGGGCTGGCAATATGGGgtttttctgaatatttctgCTTCATCCCAACTTCCTCTCCCCTCGTAGTGCAAAAAATCACCTCTTTCCAACAAAATCGACCAACCTAGTACAGTCTCTACACCAGAGgtacatggatatgtttacatTGTCAATCATATAACCAATGGGAGAATTGAGATCATATGTTAAGTAGATGTATCCATGGATGTTTGTGACATTACAGGTGTGATCtctataaacttatttttagaaaaataatattttacactCTGTCAAATCCagttacttgaaaaaaaaaatctgcacttTCGTTTTCAATAATGCTCGCAGATTTAAATGACGAAAGTTATACATATGAAATTGAAGCATAATCTGAAAGTCTTAAAGATATCCATTCATATTACTTATGatctaaggcaggggtgggcaattaattttcccaaggggccggatgacaaactgggatggttctagagggccgaactatatagttaactcagttttacccaatactgtatacatgtatatagtatatttactggtgggcggccagcgggcgggccggtcagagacaggaggcaaTAGATCTAAGGCAATAGAATAAGGATAATATCTCAATAGCTTTTAACAATGACATATGAGAGATCCACATTTAAAGGCATTTTCTTATATAAAAGACCCTCACCACTTTGTTAAAGAGATTTTATTATTAGCTTTTATTCTCAATCATGTACAGTTTAAAATGATGTGCTtctgttaaacatttgttttagcTACATATTCCAGCTAGACAGTATGTTTCACAAGATTACCTGCATCCCTTTCATATACTTACACACTCTTCAGCTTTAGATGTATATCCAACTTGAATAAGAGCTGTTAAAAAGGTGACAAAGCCAAAGATGTGAAATGCCACTTTGACCTCTCGTGGAACAGGCATCATCGtcaggaaaagaaagacaaatccTGGTAATGATAAAGTTCACTCAAGCTAGGAAAAAAATCTATACAGAACATTCACAATCTATcataaatgaaattttcaacTTACTGCTCATAGATCCATTTAGCACCTTTAAACTCACTAAGCCGTGAGTGTGGTTTTTCACAGTGTATATTGTATGCTGTGAAAGCTACAAAGTTTGGACATCACCATTGCAGATGCTTAGCCTTTTCATgattatgtgtctatgtgtatgaATGAGCATACACAAATCTTGGATGAATCTAAAGACCTCAGATATCTTACAGAGATTTATTGAAAATAGTGACATGATAAGAATCCTGAAGACTGACCTATAAGAAAGAAGGTGAAAATGATAGAAGTGATAAGAAGAGGGAACAGCGGCTGGCTGCACCATCTGATGCTGTGCCCTTCTAAAAGAACCCAGAACTGTGGCACCAGAAGACATACCGTAAgcaccattaccaccaccagCGTGCTGCACACATAATCAAGggaaatattttagtaataaaaCCAACTATCACTATCACTGTTTGTTCCCCAGTTCTACTCCTGAGAGTGAATCACCAGTTTGCAAAAGTatcaagaacataaaatatattttgccaaTTGCATCAAATTTTGTAGGGCTCGTGTTcatgaccatttttttttttttagttaaatacattcttttatgcttaatttcttactttcacttttattaCCTATGGCCCAGGGTCTGAATGTGTTTTGTATCATACCATATTATTGTAAGCCAgtctttttaaatgtcatttctttatcaTTGTGGCGATGGCAATTGATGCACTCTCCAAAACTGTGTGGGACATTGAAGTCCAGTTTCCAGACTGCCTCGTGGTGGTAATGTGGGACTTCAGTCTCTCTATCTTATCTGTTCTCAGAGCTTCCGCGCTATAACAGCAAGCGGATGTTGAGACCAGAGGAAAAGCTACACTTGATCACTGCTTCTGTGTGATCAAAGGTGCCTACCATGTCCTACACTGCCCTCTTCTTGGTCGCTCCGGCCATGCCATGGTTTATCTGCTGCCCTCCTACCGGCAAAGCCGCGGATGAGGGCCGTCAGGTGCCTACGGATAAGCTGCAAGACTGTGTTGCCTGTACTGACTGGGAAGAACTGAGAGCCCCCTGTGCCGACCTTCATGAGCAGACAGATGTCGTCACGTGCTAATCACTTTCTGCGACAGACTGTGCATTCCTATACGCTGCACCAAGTCCTGGGCCAACGACAAACCGTGGTTCGCCGTCACTCTCTAGACTAAGCTGATGGCGAAAAACGTTGCTTATAGGTCCAACGATGATACCATCTTTCGGCGAGCCAAATGTATGTACTTGTAAAAAACCATTCGCAGAGCAAAATGAGACTTCAAGTGTAAACTCGTGTCTCGATTTCAGTCCGGCAACTCGATCCCTGTGGCATGGCCTGCGCACCATCGCCGACTGCACAAAGACAATACCTATACGCTCCCTGATAGTCCGAATGAGTTTTACAATTTGACAATACCTCATCAGTGATAGCATCCCCACTACTAGCTCTTTTTCTTATACGTGAACACGAGAAGCGTAATCTATTTCAGCGACAAAACTGCAGGAAAGCAGCAGGCCCTGACGGCGTATCTATTTCCCCACTGAGGCACTGAACCGACCAGCTCTCCTCTGTCTTT
The Pomacea canaliculata isolate SZHN2017 linkage group LG2, ASM307304v1, whole genome shotgun sequence genome window above contains:
- the LOC112556577 gene encoding uncharacterized protein LOC112556577, translating into MWQYVWAHLVYHLVRLFPRTNRFKITLVVVMVLTVCLLVPQFWVLLEGHSIRWCSQPLFPLLITSIIFTFFLIGFVFLFLTMMPVPREVKVAFHIFGFVTFLTALIQVGYTSKAEECNSSTEALYKLSVVLTVLGMVTLVYIVVLLPFWIANHVKLNCVLNTAERKGLCYEPVRCCSCLWHI